One Podarcis muralis chromosome 1, rPodMur119.hap1.1, whole genome shotgun sequence genomic window carries:
- the PCNX4 gene encoding pecanex-like protein 4 isoform X1 yields the protein MRMGPDVPLLNDHKQEFLLKRFPQTVLGGPRFKLGHPAPLYVYVNQILLFLLPCLLGGVGTLLYQLSVLQDYSAAAVSGGLMLVAAVTVQAASLYAKQKTASVERVHTHSTLTDEDEWEFSSCLGSETVKFIIPGKKYIVNVIFHSLLAGVLCGLGTWYLLPNRIASLYGGNIGGTVVIFVFGWVTVCIGEYSLIVNTASETATYQALDTYEIVPLMRPFYIFVFFAVDLTHRFIADVPALKLANQILHVVFLCLPFLWTLGILPPLDALFLWGMEQVLELGLGGSPMSSNTRLLLMFLISVGTAVASYFIPSTLGVVLFMTGFGFALSLNLREIGFAFKCTVINCLASNKFTKASGCCGTQFGWREFVFYLTALTLALLEAGLLHSFLGPQAFSKTSLQAVVSYLLMALFLATWILGQIQAVYLFGMLRNPFYPKDVMTANVFVEKQKRLKKIGVLRRILLAVVSPFAMIAFLSLDNSLHHLPSVYVSIGFSRGFRMVWQDTEHALLDMVVVSTVQLLVFNTDLWWNRSIDTGIRLLLVGIIRDRLFQFVSKLQFALTVLLTSWTEKKQRRKSTATLITLNIVFFPVVLTLILLSALLSSPLLPLFSLPIFLIGFPRPIRSWPGPVGVTACICPDTIYYQQMIPSLTTALQSALSNGSLGLCSPGSHYLCRFQDRLVWILVLERGFTYCCLNIKGLELQETSCHTAEAHKVDEMFETAFEHEEHRKILSLNHHFLNILTPCCVLPVKLYSDARNVLSGIIDSPDNRRQLKDDFLKNLLWVLVQYCYKKSKTHRTRERTPISKHKSPSVEPPEVLSKAIESPDSWKNDDHLSVESIDEWTDDSNLFDDEPSKKGPKMASRGSTPRPFFSLPGSVEIHTTDTELPEAPSVNKLYKPVVLGLPAVDTGGKWGVVDLRPVKFSNSYSELLSIPEEWRTVPLPVAKLYEMKQKFPEDWYHFVLRQLDFFPLKENPSNLLEDIVKDAALKDLYVKCALSCYIAVFGLDDVLPSPGHIFRAYNGGLPWSVCLDWLVAKQELFQLALKVFRYTVKLLVDQASLGPVESFKELLSCLEEYENDWYIGLVSEEKWQQAVLREKPYLFSLGHDPNMGVYTSRVLTLQEFLVQVGKLNSEAVRGQWANLSWELLYATNDDEERYSIQAHPVLLRNLTIQAADPPLGYPVYSCEPLHVPLL from the exons ATGAGAATGGGCCCAGATGTTCCTCTGCTGAACGACCACAAACAAGAATTCCTCCTGAAACGTTTTCCGCAGACTGTTTTGGGCGGCCCTCGATTTAAATTGGGACACCCTGCGCCTCTTTATGTCTACGTGAACCAGATTCTTCTCTTCCTGCTACCATGTCTTCTGGGAGGTGTGGGGACGCTGCTCTACCAACTAAGTGTTCTGCAAGACTATTCTGCGGCTGCTGTCTCTGGAGGACTCATGCTAGTTGCTGCTGTTACTGTCCAGGCAGCAAGCCTGTATGCAAAACAGAAAACGGCTTCGGTGGAAAGAGTGCATACCCACAGTACCCTAACGGATGAAGATGAATGGGAGTTCTCTAGTTGTCTGGGCTCAGAGACAGTCAAATTTATTATTCCAGGCAAGAAATACATAGTTAACGTCATCTTTCACTCACTTCTCGCTGGGGTGCTGTGTGGCTTAGGAACTTGGTACCTTCTACCTAATAGAATCGCCTCGTTGTATGGAGGTAACATTGGAGGAACTGTTGTGATCTTTGTCTTTGGTTGGGTGACGGTCTGCATTGGGGAGTACTCCTTAATTGTCAATACTGCTTCAGAGACAGCTACGTACCAAGCACTAGACACTTACGAAATTGTACCTCTGATGAGACCTTTCTACATTTTTGTCTTCTTCGCAGTGGACCTCACTCACAG ATTCATTGCTGATGTTCCAGCTTTAAAACTGGCAAACCAGATTTTGCacgttgtgtttttgtgtttgccATTCTTGTGGACTCTGGGAATTTTGCCCCCACTGGACGCACTTTTTCTCTGGGGAATGGAACAAGTGTTGGAGCTCGGTCTAGGCGGTTCACCCATGTCAAGTAACACAAG GCTGCTATTAATGTTTCTGATTTCTGTGGGAACAGCTGTTGCCTCTTATTTCATCCCCAGCACTCTTGGTGTCGTCCTCTTCATGACTGGATTTGGATTTGCATTGAGTCTTAACTTAAGAGAGATTGGGTTTGCGTTCAAGTGCACTGTCATCAACTGCTTAGCCTCCAACAAGTTTACAAAGGCATCTGGCTGTTGTGGGACCCAGTTTGGATGGCGGGAATTTGTTTTCTATTTGACTGCATTGACTTTGGCTCTCCTGGAAGCTGGCCTGTTGCACTCCTTCCTCGGTCCTCAGGCGTTTTCTAAAACCAGCCTCCAGGCTGTTGTGAGCTATTTGCTGATGGCATTGTTCCTTGCGACGTGGATTCTTGGACAGATTCAGGCCGTGTACCTGTTCGGAATGTTGCGAAACCCGTTTTATCCAAAGGATGTCATGACCGCGAATGTATTTGTGGAGAAACAAAAGAGGCTAAAGAAAATTGGTGTGCTCAGAAGGATTTTGCTAGCTGTAG TGTCTCCATTTGCTATGATAGCGTTTCTTTCCCTAGACAATTCTCTGCATCATCTTCCATCTGTATATGTTTCCATTGGATTCTCAAGAGGCTTTAGAATG GTATGGCAGGATACAGAGCATGCTTTGTTGGATATGGTGGTAGTGTCAACTGTGCAGTTGCTGGTGTTCAATACTGATCTTTGGTGGAATAGAAGCATTGATACAGGAATCAGGCTCTTGCTG GTCGGAATAATCCGGGATCGACTGTTTCAGTTTGTTTCAAAACTGCAGTTTGCACTTACTGTTCTCTTGACATCATGGACAGAGAAAAAGCAACGCCGGAAGTCCACTGCTACCCTGATTACACTCAACATTGTCTTCTTTCCAGTTGTACTGACCCTCATATTGCTGTCTGCACTTCTGTCTTCCCCCTTGCTGCCCCTTTTCAGTCTCCCCATATTTCTGATTGGCTTTCCAAGACCTATCCGAAGTTGGCCGGGACCTGTGGGTGTGACGGCCTGCATTTGTCCTGACACCATATATTACCAGCAAATGATTCCAAGTTTGACTACTGCATTGCAGTCAGCACTGTCCAATGGTAGCCTGG GGCTCTGCTCACCTGGCTCTCACTACCTGTGCCGATTCCAAGACAGACTGGTATGGATCCTTGTGTTAGAAAGAGGCTTCACTTATTGTTGTCTTAATATCAAG GGGTTAGAATTGCAGGAAACCTCCTGCCATACTGCTGAAGCTCACAAAGTAGATGAAATGTTTGAGACGGCCTTCGAACACGAGGAGCACAGGAAGATCCTCTCCCTCAACCatcactttttaaatattttaacacCTTGTTGTGTTCTTCCTGTGAAGCTCTATTCAGATGCCAGGAACGTCTTGTCTGGAATTATTGACTCGCCTGACAACCGGAGGCAGTTGAAAGACGATTTTCTGAAAAACCTCTTATGGGTGCTAGTCCAGTACTGCTATAAGAAATCAAAAACACACAGAACACGTGAAAGAACACCCATATCCAAGCATAAGTCGCCTTCAGTGGAGCCACCTGAAGTTTTAAGCAAGGCAATAGAAAGTCCAGACTCCTGGAAAAATGATGACCACCTCAGTGTGGAATCAATAGATGAGTGGACTGACGACAGCAACCTTTTTGATGATGAACCCAGCAAGAAAGGACCCAAAATGGCATCGCGAGGAAGCACACCAAGACCCTTCTTTTCTCTCCCAGGTTCAGTCGAAATACACACCACAGACACCGAACTGCCAGAGGCCCCCAGTGTCAATAAACTCTACAAACCTGTTGTCCTTGGTCTTCCTGCTGTAGacactggggggaaatggggcgTGGTGGATTTACGCCCTGTTAAGTTTAGCAACTCTTATTCTGAGCTGCTAAGCATTCCCGAAGAGTGGAGAACTGTACCCTTACCTGTGGCCAAACTTTACGAAATGAAGCAGAAGTTCCCGGAAGACTGGTACCATTTTGTACTTCGCCAGCTGGACTTCTTCCCCTTGAAGGAAAACCCTTCAAATTTACTCGAGGACATCGTTAAAGATGCTGCTTTGAAAGACTTGTACGTCAAGTGTGCCCTGTCCTGCTACATTGCCGTGTTTGGGCTAGACGATGTTCTTCCCTCGCCTGGCCACATATTCAGAGCCTACAACGGAGGCCTCCCCTGGTCGGTCTGTTTGGACTGGCTGGTGGCAAAGCAGGAGCTGTTTCAGCTGGCCCTGAAAGTGTTCAG ATACACAGTTAAGCTTTTGGTTGACCAAGCAAGTCTGGGACCAGTGGAAAGTTTCAAAGAGCTGCTAAGCTGTCTTGAAGAATATGAGAACGACTGGTACATTGGACTGGTGTCTGAAGAAAAGTGGCAGCAAGCTGTTTTACGAGAGAAGCCATATCTTTTTTCCTTGGGGCATGACCCTAATATG GGAGTTTATACCAGCAGAGTCCTCACCCTTCAGGAATTCCTAGTGCAAGTGGGGAAACTGAACAGCGAAGCTGTTAGAGGGCAGTGGGCAAACCTTTCTTGGGAGCTGCTCTACGCCACCAACGACGACGAGGAACGCTACAGTATCCAAGCTCATCCTGTCCTCTTGAGGAATCTGACCATACAAGCAGCAGATCCTCCCCTGGGCTACCCAGTTTATTCCTGCGAACCTCTCCATGTACCTCTGCTCTAG
- the PCNX4 gene encoding pecanex-like protein 4 isoform X2, protein MRMGPDVPLLNDHKQEFLLKRFPQTVLGGPRFKLGHPAPLYVYVNQILLFLLPCLLGGVGTLLYQLSVLQDYSAAAVSGGLMLVAAVTVQAASLYAKQKTASVERVHTHSTLTDEDEWEFSSCLGSETVKFIIPGKKYIVNVIFHSLLAGVLCGLGTWYLLPNRIASLYGGNIGGTVVIFVFGWVTVCIGEYSLIVNTASETATYQALDTYEIVPLMRPFYIFVFFAVDLTHRFIADVPALKLANQILHVVFLCLPFLWTLGILPPLDALFLWGMEQVLELGLGGSPMSSNTRLLLMFLISVGTAVASYFIPSTLGVVLFMTGFGFALSLNLREIGFAFKCTVINCLASNKFTKASGCCGTQFGWREFVFYLTALTLALLEAGLLHSFLGPQAFSKTSLQAVVSYLLMALFLATWILGQIQAVYLFGMLRNPFYPKDVMTANVFVEKQKRLKKIGVLRRILLAVVSPFAMIAFLSLDNSLHHLPSVYVSIGFSRGFRMVWQDTEHALLDMVVVSTVQLLVFNTDLWWNRSIDTGIRLLLVGIIRDRLFQFVSKLQFALTVLLTSWTEKKQRRKSTATLITLNIVFFPVVLTLILLSALLSSPLLPLFSLPIFLIGFPRPIRSWPGPVGVTACICPDTIYYQQMIPSLTTALQSALSNGSLGLCSPGSHYLCRFQDRLGLELQETSCHTAEAHKVDEMFETAFEHEEHRKILSLNHHFLNILTPCCVLPVKLYSDARNVLSGIIDSPDNRRQLKDDFLKNLLWVLVQYCYKKSKTHRTRERTPISKHKSPSVEPPEVLSKAIESPDSWKNDDHLSVESIDEWTDDSNLFDDEPSKKGPKMASRGSTPRPFFSLPGSVEIHTTDTELPEAPSVNKLYKPVVLGLPAVDTGGKWGVVDLRPVKFSNSYSELLSIPEEWRTVPLPVAKLYEMKQKFPEDWYHFVLRQLDFFPLKENPSNLLEDIVKDAALKDLYVKCALSCYIAVFGLDDVLPSPGHIFRAYNGGLPWSVCLDWLVAKQELFQLALKVFRYTVKLLVDQASLGPVESFKELLSCLEEYENDWYIGLVSEEKWQQAVLREKPYLFSLGHDPNMGVYTSRVLTLQEFLVQVGKLNSEAVRGQWANLSWELLYATNDDEERYSIQAHPVLLRNLTIQAADPPLGYPVYSCEPLHVPLL, encoded by the exons ATGAGAATGGGCCCAGATGTTCCTCTGCTGAACGACCACAAACAAGAATTCCTCCTGAAACGTTTTCCGCAGACTGTTTTGGGCGGCCCTCGATTTAAATTGGGACACCCTGCGCCTCTTTATGTCTACGTGAACCAGATTCTTCTCTTCCTGCTACCATGTCTTCTGGGAGGTGTGGGGACGCTGCTCTACCAACTAAGTGTTCTGCAAGACTATTCTGCGGCTGCTGTCTCTGGAGGACTCATGCTAGTTGCTGCTGTTACTGTCCAGGCAGCAAGCCTGTATGCAAAACAGAAAACGGCTTCGGTGGAAAGAGTGCATACCCACAGTACCCTAACGGATGAAGATGAATGGGAGTTCTCTAGTTGTCTGGGCTCAGAGACAGTCAAATTTATTATTCCAGGCAAGAAATACATAGTTAACGTCATCTTTCACTCACTTCTCGCTGGGGTGCTGTGTGGCTTAGGAACTTGGTACCTTCTACCTAATAGAATCGCCTCGTTGTATGGAGGTAACATTGGAGGAACTGTTGTGATCTTTGTCTTTGGTTGGGTGACGGTCTGCATTGGGGAGTACTCCTTAATTGTCAATACTGCTTCAGAGACAGCTACGTACCAAGCACTAGACACTTACGAAATTGTACCTCTGATGAGACCTTTCTACATTTTTGTCTTCTTCGCAGTGGACCTCACTCACAG ATTCATTGCTGATGTTCCAGCTTTAAAACTGGCAAACCAGATTTTGCacgttgtgtttttgtgtttgccATTCTTGTGGACTCTGGGAATTTTGCCCCCACTGGACGCACTTTTTCTCTGGGGAATGGAACAAGTGTTGGAGCTCGGTCTAGGCGGTTCACCCATGTCAAGTAACACAAG GCTGCTATTAATGTTTCTGATTTCTGTGGGAACAGCTGTTGCCTCTTATTTCATCCCCAGCACTCTTGGTGTCGTCCTCTTCATGACTGGATTTGGATTTGCATTGAGTCTTAACTTAAGAGAGATTGGGTTTGCGTTCAAGTGCACTGTCATCAACTGCTTAGCCTCCAACAAGTTTACAAAGGCATCTGGCTGTTGTGGGACCCAGTTTGGATGGCGGGAATTTGTTTTCTATTTGACTGCATTGACTTTGGCTCTCCTGGAAGCTGGCCTGTTGCACTCCTTCCTCGGTCCTCAGGCGTTTTCTAAAACCAGCCTCCAGGCTGTTGTGAGCTATTTGCTGATGGCATTGTTCCTTGCGACGTGGATTCTTGGACAGATTCAGGCCGTGTACCTGTTCGGAATGTTGCGAAACCCGTTTTATCCAAAGGATGTCATGACCGCGAATGTATTTGTGGAGAAACAAAAGAGGCTAAAGAAAATTGGTGTGCTCAGAAGGATTTTGCTAGCTGTAG TGTCTCCATTTGCTATGATAGCGTTTCTTTCCCTAGACAATTCTCTGCATCATCTTCCATCTGTATATGTTTCCATTGGATTCTCAAGAGGCTTTAGAATG GTATGGCAGGATACAGAGCATGCTTTGTTGGATATGGTGGTAGTGTCAACTGTGCAGTTGCTGGTGTTCAATACTGATCTTTGGTGGAATAGAAGCATTGATACAGGAATCAGGCTCTTGCTG GTCGGAATAATCCGGGATCGACTGTTTCAGTTTGTTTCAAAACTGCAGTTTGCACTTACTGTTCTCTTGACATCATGGACAGAGAAAAAGCAACGCCGGAAGTCCACTGCTACCCTGATTACACTCAACATTGTCTTCTTTCCAGTTGTACTGACCCTCATATTGCTGTCTGCACTTCTGTCTTCCCCCTTGCTGCCCCTTTTCAGTCTCCCCATATTTCTGATTGGCTTTCCAAGACCTATCCGAAGTTGGCCGGGACCTGTGGGTGTGACGGCCTGCATTTGTCCTGACACCATATATTACCAGCAAATGATTCCAAGTTTGACTACTGCATTGCAGTCAGCACTGTCCAATGGTAGCCTGG GGCTCTGCTCACCTGGCTCTCACTACCTGTGCCGATTCCAAGACAGACTG GGGTTAGAATTGCAGGAAACCTCCTGCCATACTGCTGAAGCTCACAAAGTAGATGAAATGTTTGAGACGGCCTTCGAACACGAGGAGCACAGGAAGATCCTCTCCCTCAACCatcactttttaaatattttaacacCTTGTTGTGTTCTTCCTGTGAAGCTCTATTCAGATGCCAGGAACGTCTTGTCTGGAATTATTGACTCGCCTGACAACCGGAGGCAGTTGAAAGACGATTTTCTGAAAAACCTCTTATGGGTGCTAGTCCAGTACTGCTATAAGAAATCAAAAACACACAGAACACGTGAAAGAACACCCATATCCAAGCATAAGTCGCCTTCAGTGGAGCCACCTGAAGTTTTAAGCAAGGCAATAGAAAGTCCAGACTCCTGGAAAAATGATGACCACCTCAGTGTGGAATCAATAGATGAGTGGACTGACGACAGCAACCTTTTTGATGATGAACCCAGCAAGAAAGGACCCAAAATGGCATCGCGAGGAAGCACACCAAGACCCTTCTTTTCTCTCCCAGGTTCAGTCGAAATACACACCACAGACACCGAACTGCCAGAGGCCCCCAGTGTCAATAAACTCTACAAACCTGTTGTCCTTGGTCTTCCTGCTGTAGacactggggggaaatggggcgTGGTGGATTTACGCCCTGTTAAGTTTAGCAACTCTTATTCTGAGCTGCTAAGCATTCCCGAAGAGTGGAGAACTGTACCCTTACCTGTGGCCAAACTTTACGAAATGAAGCAGAAGTTCCCGGAAGACTGGTACCATTTTGTACTTCGCCAGCTGGACTTCTTCCCCTTGAAGGAAAACCCTTCAAATTTACTCGAGGACATCGTTAAAGATGCTGCTTTGAAAGACTTGTACGTCAAGTGTGCCCTGTCCTGCTACATTGCCGTGTTTGGGCTAGACGATGTTCTTCCCTCGCCTGGCCACATATTCAGAGCCTACAACGGAGGCCTCCCCTGGTCGGTCTGTTTGGACTGGCTGGTGGCAAAGCAGGAGCTGTTTCAGCTGGCCCTGAAAGTGTTCAG ATACACAGTTAAGCTTTTGGTTGACCAAGCAAGTCTGGGACCAGTGGAAAGTTTCAAAGAGCTGCTAAGCTGTCTTGAAGAATATGAGAACGACTGGTACATTGGACTGGTGTCTGAAGAAAAGTGGCAGCAAGCTGTTTTACGAGAGAAGCCATATCTTTTTTCCTTGGGGCATGACCCTAATATG GGAGTTTATACCAGCAGAGTCCTCACCCTTCAGGAATTCCTAGTGCAAGTGGGGAAACTGAACAGCGAAGCTGTTAGAGGGCAGTGGGCAAACCTTTCTTGGGAGCTGCTCTACGCCACCAACGACGACGAGGAACGCTACAGTATCCAAGCTCATCCTGTCCTCTTGAGGAATCTGACCATACAAGCAGCAGATCCTCCCCTGGGCTACCCAGTTTATTCCTGCGAACCTCTCCATGTACCTCTGCTCTAG
- the PCNX4 gene encoding pecanex-like protein 4 isoform X3 — protein MRMGPDVPLLNDHKQEFLLKRFPQTVLGGPRFKLGHPAPLYVYVNQILLFLLPCLLGGVGTLLYQLSVLQDYSAAAVSGGLMLVAAVTVQAASLYAKQKTASVERVHTHSTLTDEDEWEFSSCLGSETVKFIIPGKKYIVNVIFHSLLAGVLCGLGTWYLLPNRIASLYGGNIGGTVVIFVFGWVTVCIGEYSLIVNTASETATYQALDTYEIVPLMRPFYIFVFFAVDLTHRLLLMFLISVGTAVASYFIPSTLGVVLFMTGFGFALSLNLREIGFAFKCTVINCLASNKFTKASGCCGTQFGWREFVFYLTALTLALLEAGLLHSFLGPQAFSKTSLQAVVSYLLMALFLATWILGQIQAVYLFGMLRNPFYPKDVMTANVFVEKQKRLKKIGVLRRILLAVVSPFAMIAFLSLDNSLHHLPSVYVSIGFSRGFRMVWQDTEHALLDMVVVSTVQLLVFNTDLWWNRSIDTGIRLLLVGIIRDRLFQFVSKLQFALTVLLTSWTEKKQRRKSTATLITLNIVFFPVVLTLILLSALLSSPLLPLFSLPIFLIGFPRPIRSWPGPVGVTACICPDTIYYQQMIPSLTTALQSALSNGSLGLCSPGSHYLCRFQDRLVWILVLERGFTYCCLNIKGLELQETSCHTAEAHKVDEMFETAFEHEEHRKILSLNHHFLNILTPCCVLPVKLYSDARNVLSGIIDSPDNRRQLKDDFLKNLLWVLVQYCYKKSKTHRTRERTPISKHKSPSVEPPEVLSKAIESPDSWKNDDHLSVESIDEWTDDSNLFDDEPSKKGPKMASRGSTPRPFFSLPGSVEIHTTDTELPEAPSVNKLYKPVVLGLPAVDTGGKWGVVDLRPVKFSNSYSELLSIPEEWRTVPLPVAKLYEMKQKFPEDWYHFVLRQLDFFPLKENPSNLLEDIVKDAALKDLYVKCALSCYIAVFGLDDVLPSPGHIFRAYNGGLPWSVCLDWLVAKQELFQLALKVFRYTVKLLVDQASLGPVESFKELLSCLEEYENDWYIGLVSEEKWQQAVLREKPYLFSLGHDPNMGVYTSRVLTLQEFLVQVGKLNSEAVRGQWANLSWELLYATNDDEERYSIQAHPVLLRNLTIQAADPPLGYPVYSCEPLHVPLL, from the exons ATGAGAATGGGCCCAGATGTTCCTCTGCTGAACGACCACAAACAAGAATTCCTCCTGAAACGTTTTCCGCAGACTGTTTTGGGCGGCCCTCGATTTAAATTGGGACACCCTGCGCCTCTTTATGTCTACGTGAACCAGATTCTTCTCTTCCTGCTACCATGTCTTCTGGGAGGTGTGGGGACGCTGCTCTACCAACTAAGTGTTCTGCAAGACTATTCTGCGGCTGCTGTCTCTGGAGGACTCATGCTAGTTGCTGCTGTTACTGTCCAGGCAGCAAGCCTGTATGCAAAACAGAAAACGGCTTCGGTGGAAAGAGTGCATACCCACAGTACCCTAACGGATGAAGATGAATGGGAGTTCTCTAGTTGTCTGGGCTCAGAGACAGTCAAATTTATTATTCCAGGCAAGAAATACATAGTTAACGTCATCTTTCACTCACTTCTCGCTGGGGTGCTGTGTGGCTTAGGAACTTGGTACCTTCTACCTAATAGAATCGCCTCGTTGTATGGAGGTAACATTGGAGGAACTGTTGTGATCTTTGTCTTTGGTTGGGTGACGGTCTGCATTGGGGAGTACTCCTTAATTGTCAATACTGCTTCAGAGACAGCTACGTACCAAGCACTAGACACTTACGAAATTGTACCTCTGATGAGACCTTTCTACATTTTTGTCTTCTTCGCAGTGGACCTCACTCACAG GCTGCTATTAATGTTTCTGATTTCTGTGGGAACAGCTGTTGCCTCTTATTTCATCCCCAGCACTCTTGGTGTCGTCCTCTTCATGACTGGATTTGGATTTGCATTGAGTCTTAACTTAAGAGAGATTGGGTTTGCGTTCAAGTGCACTGTCATCAACTGCTTAGCCTCCAACAAGTTTACAAAGGCATCTGGCTGTTGTGGGACCCAGTTTGGATGGCGGGAATTTGTTTTCTATTTGACTGCATTGACTTTGGCTCTCCTGGAAGCTGGCCTGTTGCACTCCTTCCTCGGTCCTCAGGCGTTTTCTAAAACCAGCCTCCAGGCTGTTGTGAGCTATTTGCTGATGGCATTGTTCCTTGCGACGTGGATTCTTGGACAGATTCAGGCCGTGTACCTGTTCGGAATGTTGCGAAACCCGTTTTATCCAAAGGATGTCATGACCGCGAATGTATTTGTGGAGAAACAAAAGAGGCTAAAGAAAATTGGTGTGCTCAGAAGGATTTTGCTAGCTGTAG TGTCTCCATTTGCTATGATAGCGTTTCTTTCCCTAGACAATTCTCTGCATCATCTTCCATCTGTATATGTTTCCATTGGATTCTCAAGAGGCTTTAGAATG GTATGGCAGGATACAGAGCATGCTTTGTTGGATATGGTGGTAGTGTCAACTGTGCAGTTGCTGGTGTTCAATACTGATCTTTGGTGGAATAGAAGCATTGATACAGGAATCAGGCTCTTGCTG GTCGGAATAATCCGGGATCGACTGTTTCAGTTTGTTTCAAAACTGCAGTTTGCACTTACTGTTCTCTTGACATCATGGACAGAGAAAAAGCAACGCCGGAAGTCCACTGCTACCCTGATTACACTCAACATTGTCTTCTTTCCAGTTGTACTGACCCTCATATTGCTGTCTGCACTTCTGTCTTCCCCCTTGCTGCCCCTTTTCAGTCTCCCCATATTTCTGATTGGCTTTCCAAGACCTATCCGAAGTTGGCCGGGACCTGTGGGTGTGACGGCCTGCATTTGTCCTGACACCATATATTACCAGCAAATGATTCCAAGTTTGACTACTGCATTGCAGTCAGCACTGTCCAATGGTAGCCTGG GGCTCTGCTCACCTGGCTCTCACTACCTGTGCCGATTCCAAGACAGACTGGTATGGATCCTTGTGTTAGAAAGAGGCTTCACTTATTGTTGTCTTAATATCAAG GGGTTAGAATTGCAGGAAACCTCCTGCCATACTGCTGAAGCTCACAAAGTAGATGAAATGTTTGAGACGGCCTTCGAACACGAGGAGCACAGGAAGATCCTCTCCCTCAACCatcactttttaaatattttaacacCTTGTTGTGTTCTTCCTGTGAAGCTCTATTCAGATGCCAGGAACGTCTTGTCTGGAATTATTGACTCGCCTGACAACCGGAGGCAGTTGAAAGACGATTTTCTGAAAAACCTCTTATGGGTGCTAGTCCAGTACTGCTATAAGAAATCAAAAACACACAGAACACGTGAAAGAACACCCATATCCAAGCATAAGTCGCCTTCAGTGGAGCCACCTGAAGTTTTAAGCAAGGCAATAGAAAGTCCAGACTCCTGGAAAAATGATGACCACCTCAGTGTGGAATCAATAGATGAGTGGACTGACGACAGCAACCTTTTTGATGATGAACCCAGCAAGAAAGGACCCAAAATGGCATCGCGAGGAAGCACACCAAGACCCTTCTTTTCTCTCCCAGGTTCAGTCGAAATACACACCACAGACACCGAACTGCCAGAGGCCCCCAGTGTCAATAAACTCTACAAACCTGTTGTCCTTGGTCTTCCTGCTGTAGacactggggggaaatggggcgTGGTGGATTTACGCCCTGTTAAGTTTAGCAACTCTTATTCTGAGCTGCTAAGCATTCCCGAAGAGTGGAGAACTGTACCCTTACCTGTGGCCAAACTTTACGAAATGAAGCAGAAGTTCCCGGAAGACTGGTACCATTTTGTACTTCGCCAGCTGGACTTCTTCCCCTTGAAGGAAAACCCTTCAAATTTACTCGAGGACATCGTTAAAGATGCTGCTTTGAAAGACTTGTACGTCAAGTGTGCCCTGTCCTGCTACATTGCCGTGTTTGGGCTAGACGATGTTCTTCCCTCGCCTGGCCACATATTCAGAGCCTACAACGGAGGCCTCCCCTGGTCGGTCTGTTTGGACTGGCTGGTGGCAAAGCAGGAGCTGTTTCAGCTGGCCCTGAAAGTGTTCAG ATACACAGTTAAGCTTTTGGTTGACCAAGCAAGTCTGGGACCAGTGGAAAGTTTCAAAGAGCTGCTAAGCTGTCTTGAAGAATATGAGAACGACTGGTACATTGGACTGGTGTCTGAAGAAAAGTGGCAGCAAGCTGTTTTACGAGAGAAGCCATATCTTTTTTCCTTGGGGCATGACCCTAATATG GGAGTTTATACCAGCAGAGTCCTCACCCTTCAGGAATTCCTAGTGCAAGTGGGGAAACTGAACAGCGAAGCTGTTAGAGGGCAGTGGGCAAACCTTTCTTGGGAGCTGCTCTACGCCACCAACGACGACGAGGAACGCTACAGTATCCAAGCTCATCCTGTCCTCTTGAGGAATCTGACCATACAAGCAGCAGATCCTCCCCTGGGCTACCCAGTTTATTCCTGCGAACCTCTCCATGTACCTCTGCTCTAG